From Prinia subflava isolate CZ2003 ecotype Zambia chromosome 20, Cam_Psub_1.2, whole genome shotgun sequence, the proteins below share one genomic window:
- the DRP2 gene encoding dystrophin-related protein 2 isoform X2, producing MQPLVMQEWLYVLPPCPEWHVPDQAQRSSTARPLSQVEASQDGAGPSCVTPRAPSSAAGPQAPLEMNLCWNEIKKKSHSLRARLEAFSDHSGKLQVPLQEIIDWLGQKDEELSAQLPLRGDVLLVQQEKETHAAFMEEVKSRGPYIYSVLESAQAFLSQHPFEELEEPTLESKDVSPRHRIQNISRFVWKQANVASELWEKLTARCVDQHRHIERTLEQLLEIKGAMEELSTTLDQAESVRETWEPIGDLFIDSLPEHIQSTKLFKEELSPMKDGVKVVNDLAHQLAISDVHLCMENSRTLEQINTRWKQLQASINERLKQLQDAHRDFGPGSQHFLSSSVQVPWERAISPNKVPYYINHQAQTTCWDHPKMTELYQTLADLNNIKFSAYRTAMKLRRVQKALRLDMVTLATALEIFNEHDLQPSDRAMDVVEVIHCLTALYERLEEERGILVNVPLCVDMSLNWLLNVFDSGRSGKMRALSFKTGIACLCGTEVKEKFQYLFSQVANAGGLCDQRHLGVLLHEAIQVPRQLGEVAAFGGSNVEPSIRSCFRFSNGKSAIEASQFLEWANLEPQSMVWLAVLHRVAMAEQVKHQTKCSVCRQCPIKGFRYRSLKQFNVDICQTCFLTGRASKGNKLHYPIMEYYTPTTSSENMRDFATTLKNKFRSKQYFSKHPQRGYLPVQSVLEADCSETPASSPMLPHADTHSRIEHFASRLAEMESQSCSFFSDSLSPDDSLDEDQYLLRHSSPITDREPGGSQQAPGSLNTDDKGELERVLAHLEDENRILQGELRRLKWQHDEAVESPTLATGSPESVQDPRNEELLAEARILRQHKSRLETRMQILEDHNKQLESQLHRLRELLLQPPAESEGNGSAASSLASSPHQSEGSQAKEKEHNTPDTETADEVEAKTQEVSMCLEDIMEKLRSAFPSSRGT from the exons gGCTCGGCTGGAGGCCTTCTCTGACCACAGTGGGAAGCTGCAGGTGCCTCTCCAGGAGATCATAGACTGGCTGGGGCAGAAGGATGAGGAGCTGtcggcacagctgcccctgcgGGGCGACGTTCTgctggtgcagcaggagaaggagacaCACGCG gcttTCATGGAAGAAGTGAAGTCTCGGGGACCATACATTTACTCTGTCCTGGAATCAGCACAGGCTTTCCTTTCCCAGCACCCATTTGAGGAATTAGAAGAACCAACTTTGGAAAGCAAAG aTGTGTCCCCCCGGCACCGCATCCAGAACATCAGCCGCTTTGTGTGGAAGCAGGCCAACGTGGCCAGTGAGCTCTGGGAGAAGCTCACGGCGCGCTGCGTGGACCAGCACCGCCACATCGAGCgcaccctggagcagctgctggagatcAAAGGGGCCATGGAGGAGCTCAGCACCACTCTGGACCAGGCTGAAAGCGTGAGGGAGACCTGGGAGCCCATCGGGGACCTCTTCATTGACTCCTTGCCCGAGCACATCCAGTCAACCAAG CTGTTCAAAGAGGAGCTCTCGCCCATGAAGGATGGGGTGAAAGTGGTCAATGATCTTGCACACCAGCTTGCCATCTCAGATGTCCACCTGTGCATGGAGAATTCCCGCACCCTGGAGCAGATCAACACGCGCTGGAAACAGCTGCAG GCCTCCATAAACGAACGCCTGAAGCAGCTCCAGGATGCCCACCGGGACTTCGGACCAGGCTCCCAGCACTTCCTCTCCT cctCTGTCCAGGTCCCCTGGGAGCGAGCCATTTCCCCCAACAAAGTGCCATACTACATCAA CCACCAGGCCCAGACGACGTGCTGGGACCACCCAAAGATGACAGAGTTGTACCAGACACTGG CGGATTTGAACAACATCAAGTTCTCGGCGTATCGGACGGCCATGAAGCTCCGGCGGGTGCAAAAAGCCCTTCGAT TGGACATGGTCACCCTGGCCACGGCTCTGGAAATCTTCAACGAGCACGACCTGCAGCCCAGCGACCGAGCCATGGACGTGGTGGAGGTCATCCACTGCCTGACCGCCCTCTACGAGCGGCTGGAGGAGGAGCGGGGCATCCTGGTCAACGTGCCCCTCTGTGTGGACATGAGCCTCAACTGGCTGCTCAATGTCTTTGACAG TGGCCGCAGTGGGAAGATGAGGGCTCTCTCCTTCAAGACGGGCATCGCGTGTCTGTGCGGGACAGAGGTCAAGGAGAAGTTCCAGT ATCTCTTCAGCCAGGTGGCCAACGCCGGGGGACTGTGTGACCAGCGGCACCTCGGGGTCCTGCTCCACGAGGCCATCCAGGTCCCACGCCAGCTCGGGGAGGTGGCCGCCTTCGGGGGCAGCAATGTGGAGCCCAGCATCCGCAGCTGCTTCCGCTTT agtAATGGGAAGTCTGCCATCGAGGCATCCCAGTTCCTGGAGTGGGCCAACCTGGAGCCGCAGTCCATGGTGTGGCTGGCGGTGCTGCACCGCGTGGCCATGGCCGAGCAGGTGAAGCACCAGACCAAGTGCTCCGTGTGCCGCCAGTGCCCCATCAAGGGCTTCAG GTATCGGAGCCTGAAGCAGTTCAACGTGGATATCTGCCAGACCTGCTTCCTCACTGGGAGAGCCAGCAAAGGCAACAAGCTGCACTACCCCATCATGGAGTACTACACCCCG ACCACGTCCAGTGAGAACATGAGGGACTTTGCCACGACACTGAAGAACAAGTTTCGCTCCAAGCAGTATTTCAGCAAGCACCCCCAGAGGGGTTACCTGCCCGTGCAGTCCGTGCTCGAGGCTGACTGCTCTGAGAC cccagcctcctcccCGATGTTACCACACGCTGACACGCACTCCCGGATTGAGCACTTTGCCAGCAG GCTTGCAGAGATGGAAAGCCAGAGTTGTTCGTTCTTCAGTGACAGCCTGTCCCCTGATGACAGCCT GGACGAGGACCAGTACCTGCTGCGCCATTCCAGCCCCATCACCGACAGGGAGCCTGGGGGCAGCCAGCAGGCTCCAGGAAGCCTCAACACGGATGAcaagggagagctggagagagtccTGGCCCACTTAGAGGATGAAAACAG gatcctccagggagagctgagaCGTTTGAAATGGCAGCATGATGAGGCAGTGGAGTCTCCAACCTTGGCCACAGGCTCTCCTGAGTCCGTGCAGGACCCACGGAATgaggagctcctggcagaggcACGAATCCTCCGGCAGCACAAGAGCCGCCTGGAGACACGGATGCAGATCCTGGAGGACCACAACAAGCAGCTGGAGTCACAGCtgcacaggctgagggagctgctgctgcag CCCCCAGCAGAGTCAGAAGGCAATGGTTCAGCAGCCTCTTCCTTGGCTTCATCCCCACATCAGTCAGAAGGCAGCCAGGCAAAAGAGAAAGAGCACAACACCCCTGACACTGAAACTGCAG atgAGGTGGAAGCCAAAACCCAGGAGGTCAGCATGTGCCTGGAAGACATCATGGAGAAGCTGCGGAGCGCCTTCCCCAGCTCTCGAGGTACTTGA
- the DRP2 gene encoding dystrophin-related protein 2 isoform X1 has translation MQPLVMQEWLYVLPPCPEWHVPDQAQRSSTARPLSQVEASQDGAGPSCVTPRAPSSAAGPQAPLEMNLCWNEIKKKSHSLRARLEAFSDHSGKLQVPLQEIIDWLGQKDEELSAQLPLRGDVLLVQQEKETHAAFMEEVKSRGPYIYSVLESAQAFLSQHPFEELEEPTLESKDVSPRHRIQNISRFVWKQANVASELWEKLTARCVDQHRHIERTLEQLLEIKGAMEELSTTLDQAESVRETWEPIGDLFIDSLPEHIQSTKLFKEELSPMKDGVKVVNDLAHQLAISDVHLCMENSRTLEQINTRWKQLQASINERLKQLQDAHRDFGPGSQHFLSSSVQVPWERAISPNKVPYYINHQAQTTCWDHPKMTELYQTLADLNNIKFSAYRTAMKLRRVQKALRLDMVTLATALEIFNEHDLQPSDRAMDVVEVIHCLTALYERLEEERGILVNVPLCVDMSLNWLLNVFDSGRSGKMRALSFKTGIACLCGTEVKEKFQYLFSQVANAGGLCDQRHLGVLLHEAIQVPRQLGEVAAFGGSNVEPSIRSCFRFSNGKSAIEASQFLEWANLEPQSMVWLAVLHRVAMAEQVKHQTKCSVCRQCPIKGFRYRSLKQFNVDICQTCFLTGRASKGNKLHYPIMEYYTPTTSSENMRDFATTLKNKFRSKQYFSKHPQRGYLPVQSVLEADCSETPASSPMLPHADTHSRIEHFASRLAEMESQSCSFFSDSLSPDDSLDEDQYLLRHSSPITDREPGGSQQAPGSLNTDDKGELERVLAHLEDENRILQGELRRLKWQHDEAVESPTLATGSPESVQDPRNEELLAEARILRQHKSRLETRMQILEDHNKQLESQLHRLRELLLQPPAESEGNGSAASSLASSPHQSEGSQAKEKEHNTPDTETADEVEAKTQEVSMCLEDIMEKLRSAFPSSRGMTSLI, from the exons gGCTCGGCTGGAGGCCTTCTCTGACCACAGTGGGAAGCTGCAGGTGCCTCTCCAGGAGATCATAGACTGGCTGGGGCAGAAGGATGAGGAGCTGtcggcacagctgcccctgcgGGGCGACGTTCTgctggtgcagcaggagaaggagacaCACGCG gcttTCATGGAAGAAGTGAAGTCTCGGGGACCATACATTTACTCTGTCCTGGAATCAGCACAGGCTTTCCTTTCCCAGCACCCATTTGAGGAATTAGAAGAACCAACTTTGGAAAGCAAAG aTGTGTCCCCCCGGCACCGCATCCAGAACATCAGCCGCTTTGTGTGGAAGCAGGCCAACGTGGCCAGTGAGCTCTGGGAGAAGCTCACGGCGCGCTGCGTGGACCAGCACCGCCACATCGAGCgcaccctggagcagctgctggagatcAAAGGGGCCATGGAGGAGCTCAGCACCACTCTGGACCAGGCTGAAAGCGTGAGGGAGACCTGGGAGCCCATCGGGGACCTCTTCATTGACTCCTTGCCCGAGCACATCCAGTCAACCAAG CTGTTCAAAGAGGAGCTCTCGCCCATGAAGGATGGGGTGAAAGTGGTCAATGATCTTGCACACCAGCTTGCCATCTCAGATGTCCACCTGTGCATGGAGAATTCCCGCACCCTGGAGCAGATCAACACGCGCTGGAAACAGCTGCAG GCCTCCATAAACGAACGCCTGAAGCAGCTCCAGGATGCCCACCGGGACTTCGGACCAGGCTCCCAGCACTTCCTCTCCT cctCTGTCCAGGTCCCCTGGGAGCGAGCCATTTCCCCCAACAAAGTGCCATACTACATCAA CCACCAGGCCCAGACGACGTGCTGGGACCACCCAAAGATGACAGAGTTGTACCAGACACTGG CGGATTTGAACAACATCAAGTTCTCGGCGTATCGGACGGCCATGAAGCTCCGGCGGGTGCAAAAAGCCCTTCGAT TGGACATGGTCACCCTGGCCACGGCTCTGGAAATCTTCAACGAGCACGACCTGCAGCCCAGCGACCGAGCCATGGACGTGGTGGAGGTCATCCACTGCCTGACCGCCCTCTACGAGCGGCTGGAGGAGGAGCGGGGCATCCTGGTCAACGTGCCCCTCTGTGTGGACATGAGCCTCAACTGGCTGCTCAATGTCTTTGACAG TGGCCGCAGTGGGAAGATGAGGGCTCTCTCCTTCAAGACGGGCATCGCGTGTCTGTGCGGGACAGAGGTCAAGGAGAAGTTCCAGT ATCTCTTCAGCCAGGTGGCCAACGCCGGGGGACTGTGTGACCAGCGGCACCTCGGGGTCCTGCTCCACGAGGCCATCCAGGTCCCACGCCAGCTCGGGGAGGTGGCCGCCTTCGGGGGCAGCAATGTGGAGCCCAGCATCCGCAGCTGCTTCCGCTTT agtAATGGGAAGTCTGCCATCGAGGCATCCCAGTTCCTGGAGTGGGCCAACCTGGAGCCGCAGTCCATGGTGTGGCTGGCGGTGCTGCACCGCGTGGCCATGGCCGAGCAGGTGAAGCACCAGACCAAGTGCTCCGTGTGCCGCCAGTGCCCCATCAAGGGCTTCAG GTATCGGAGCCTGAAGCAGTTCAACGTGGATATCTGCCAGACCTGCTTCCTCACTGGGAGAGCCAGCAAAGGCAACAAGCTGCACTACCCCATCATGGAGTACTACACCCCG ACCACGTCCAGTGAGAACATGAGGGACTTTGCCACGACACTGAAGAACAAGTTTCGCTCCAAGCAGTATTTCAGCAAGCACCCCCAGAGGGGTTACCTGCCCGTGCAGTCCGTGCTCGAGGCTGACTGCTCTGAGAC cccagcctcctcccCGATGTTACCACACGCTGACACGCACTCCCGGATTGAGCACTTTGCCAGCAG GCTTGCAGAGATGGAAAGCCAGAGTTGTTCGTTCTTCAGTGACAGCCTGTCCCCTGATGACAGCCT GGACGAGGACCAGTACCTGCTGCGCCATTCCAGCCCCATCACCGACAGGGAGCCTGGGGGCAGCCAGCAGGCTCCAGGAAGCCTCAACACGGATGAcaagggagagctggagagagtccTGGCCCACTTAGAGGATGAAAACAG gatcctccagggagagctgagaCGTTTGAAATGGCAGCATGATGAGGCAGTGGAGTCTCCAACCTTGGCCACAGGCTCTCCTGAGTCCGTGCAGGACCCACGGAATgaggagctcctggcagaggcACGAATCCTCCGGCAGCACAAGAGCCGCCTGGAGACACGGATGCAGATCCTGGAGGACCACAACAAGCAGCTGGAGTCACAGCtgcacaggctgagggagctgctgctgcag CCCCCAGCAGAGTCAGAAGGCAATGGTTCAGCAGCCTCTTCCTTGGCTTCATCCCCACATCAGTCAGAAGGCAGCCAGGCAAAAGAGAAAGAGCACAACACCCCTGACACTGAAACTGCAG atgAGGTGGAAGCCAAAACCCAGGAGGTCAGCATGTGCCTGGAAGACATCATGGAGAAGCTGCGGAGCGCCTTCCCCAGCTCTCGAG GTATGACCTCCCTTATCTAA
- the DRP2 gene encoding dystrophin-related protein 2 isoform X3, producing MNLCWNEIKKKSHSLRARLEAFSDHSGKLQVPLQEIIDWLGQKDEELSAQLPLRGDVLLVQQEKETHAAFMEEVKSRGPYIYSVLESAQAFLSQHPFEELEEPTLESKDVSPRHRIQNISRFVWKQANVASELWEKLTARCVDQHRHIERTLEQLLEIKGAMEELSTTLDQAESVRETWEPIGDLFIDSLPEHIQSTKLFKEELSPMKDGVKVVNDLAHQLAISDVHLCMENSRTLEQINTRWKQLQASINERLKQLQDAHRDFGPGSQHFLSSSVQVPWERAISPNKVPYYINHQAQTTCWDHPKMTELYQTLADLNNIKFSAYRTAMKLRRVQKALRLDMVTLATALEIFNEHDLQPSDRAMDVVEVIHCLTALYERLEEERGILVNVPLCVDMSLNWLLNVFDSGRSGKMRALSFKTGIACLCGTEVKEKFQYLFSQVANAGGLCDQRHLGVLLHEAIQVPRQLGEVAAFGGSNVEPSIRSCFRFSNGKSAIEASQFLEWANLEPQSMVWLAVLHRVAMAEQVKHQTKCSVCRQCPIKGFRYRSLKQFNVDICQTCFLTGRASKGNKLHYPIMEYYTPTTSSENMRDFATTLKNKFRSKQYFSKHPQRGYLPVQSVLEADCSETPASSPMLPHADTHSRIEHFASRLAEMESQSCSFFSDSLSPDDSLDEDQYLLRHSSPITDREPGGSQQAPGSLNTDDKGELERVLAHLEDENRILQGELRRLKWQHDEAVESPTLATGSPESVQDPRNEELLAEARILRQHKSRLETRMQILEDHNKQLESQLHRLRELLLQPPAESEGNGSAASSLASSPHQSEGSQAKEKEHNTPDTETADEVEAKTQEVSMCLEDIMEKLRSAFPSSRGMTSLI from the exons gGCTCGGCTGGAGGCCTTCTCTGACCACAGTGGGAAGCTGCAGGTGCCTCTCCAGGAGATCATAGACTGGCTGGGGCAGAAGGATGAGGAGCTGtcggcacagctgcccctgcgGGGCGACGTTCTgctggtgcagcaggagaaggagacaCACGCG gcttTCATGGAAGAAGTGAAGTCTCGGGGACCATACATTTACTCTGTCCTGGAATCAGCACAGGCTTTCCTTTCCCAGCACCCATTTGAGGAATTAGAAGAACCAACTTTGGAAAGCAAAG aTGTGTCCCCCCGGCACCGCATCCAGAACATCAGCCGCTTTGTGTGGAAGCAGGCCAACGTGGCCAGTGAGCTCTGGGAGAAGCTCACGGCGCGCTGCGTGGACCAGCACCGCCACATCGAGCgcaccctggagcagctgctggagatcAAAGGGGCCATGGAGGAGCTCAGCACCACTCTGGACCAGGCTGAAAGCGTGAGGGAGACCTGGGAGCCCATCGGGGACCTCTTCATTGACTCCTTGCCCGAGCACATCCAGTCAACCAAG CTGTTCAAAGAGGAGCTCTCGCCCATGAAGGATGGGGTGAAAGTGGTCAATGATCTTGCACACCAGCTTGCCATCTCAGATGTCCACCTGTGCATGGAGAATTCCCGCACCCTGGAGCAGATCAACACGCGCTGGAAACAGCTGCAG GCCTCCATAAACGAACGCCTGAAGCAGCTCCAGGATGCCCACCGGGACTTCGGACCAGGCTCCCAGCACTTCCTCTCCT cctCTGTCCAGGTCCCCTGGGAGCGAGCCATTTCCCCCAACAAAGTGCCATACTACATCAA CCACCAGGCCCAGACGACGTGCTGGGACCACCCAAAGATGACAGAGTTGTACCAGACACTGG CGGATTTGAACAACATCAAGTTCTCGGCGTATCGGACGGCCATGAAGCTCCGGCGGGTGCAAAAAGCCCTTCGAT TGGACATGGTCACCCTGGCCACGGCTCTGGAAATCTTCAACGAGCACGACCTGCAGCCCAGCGACCGAGCCATGGACGTGGTGGAGGTCATCCACTGCCTGACCGCCCTCTACGAGCGGCTGGAGGAGGAGCGGGGCATCCTGGTCAACGTGCCCCTCTGTGTGGACATGAGCCTCAACTGGCTGCTCAATGTCTTTGACAG TGGCCGCAGTGGGAAGATGAGGGCTCTCTCCTTCAAGACGGGCATCGCGTGTCTGTGCGGGACAGAGGTCAAGGAGAAGTTCCAGT ATCTCTTCAGCCAGGTGGCCAACGCCGGGGGACTGTGTGACCAGCGGCACCTCGGGGTCCTGCTCCACGAGGCCATCCAGGTCCCACGCCAGCTCGGGGAGGTGGCCGCCTTCGGGGGCAGCAATGTGGAGCCCAGCATCCGCAGCTGCTTCCGCTTT agtAATGGGAAGTCTGCCATCGAGGCATCCCAGTTCCTGGAGTGGGCCAACCTGGAGCCGCAGTCCATGGTGTGGCTGGCGGTGCTGCACCGCGTGGCCATGGCCGAGCAGGTGAAGCACCAGACCAAGTGCTCCGTGTGCCGCCAGTGCCCCATCAAGGGCTTCAG GTATCGGAGCCTGAAGCAGTTCAACGTGGATATCTGCCAGACCTGCTTCCTCACTGGGAGAGCCAGCAAAGGCAACAAGCTGCACTACCCCATCATGGAGTACTACACCCCG ACCACGTCCAGTGAGAACATGAGGGACTTTGCCACGACACTGAAGAACAAGTTTCGCTCCAAGCAGTATTTCAGCAAGCACCCCCAGAGGGGTTACCTGCCCGTGCAGTCCGTGCTCGAGGCTGACTGCTCTGAGAC cccagcctcctcccCGATGTTACCACACGCTGACACGCACTCCCGGATTGAGCACTTTGCCAGCAG GCTTGCAGAGATGGAAAGCCAGAGTTGTTCGTTCTTCAGTGACAGCCTGTCCCCTGATGACAGCCT GGACGAGGACCAGTACCTGCTGCGCCATTCCAGCCCCATCACCGACAGGGAGCCTGGGGGCAGCCAGCAGGCTCCAGGAAGCCTCAACACGGATGAcaagggagagctggagagagtccTGGCCCACTTAGAGGATGAAAACAG gatcctccagggagagctgagaCGTTTGAAATGGCAGCATGATGAGGCAGTGGAGTCTCCAACCTTGGCCACAGGCTCTCCTGAGTCCGTGCAGGACCCACGGAATgaggagctcctggcagaggcACGAATCCTCCGGCAGCACAAGAGCCGCCTGGAGACACGGATGCAGATCCTGGAGGACCACAACAAGCAGCTGGAGTCACAGCtgcacaggctgagggagctgctgctgcag CCCCCAGCAGAGTCAGAAGGCAATGGTTCAGCAGCCTCTTCCTTGGCTTCATCCCCACATCAGTCAGAAGGCAGCCAGGCAAAAGAGAAAGAGCACAACACCCCTGACACTGAAACTGCAG atgAGGTGGAAGCCAAAACCCAGGAGGTCAGCATGTGCCTGGAAGACATCATGGAGAAGCTGCGGAGCGCCTTCCCCAGCTCTCGAG GTATGACCTCCCTTATCTAA
- the DRP2 gene encoding dystrophin-related protein 2 isoform X4 → MEEVKSRGPYIYSVLESAQAFLSQHPFEELEEPTLESKDVSPRHRIQNISRFVWKQANVASELWEKLTARCVDQHRHIERTLEQLLEIKGAMEELSTTLDQAESVRETWEPIGDLFIDSLPEHIQSTKLFKEELSPMKDGVKVVNDLAHQLAISDVHLCMENSRTLEQINTRWKQLQASINERLKQLQDAHRDFGPGSQHFLSSSVQVPWERAISPNKVPYYINHQAQTTCWDHPKMTELYQTLADLNNIKFSAYRTAMKLRRVQKALRLDMVTLATALEIFNEHDLQPSDRAMDVVEVIHCLTALYERLEEERGILVNVPLCVDMSLNWLLNVFDSGRSGKMRALSFKTGIACLCGTEVKEKFQYLFSQVANAGGLCDQRHLGVLLHEAIQVPRQLGEVAAFGGSNVEPSIRSCFRFSNGKSAIEASQFLEWANLEPQSMVWLAVLHRVAMAEQVKHQTKCSVCRQCPIKGFRYRSLKQFNVDICQTCFLTGRASKGNKLHYPIMEYYTPTTSSENMRDFATTLKNKFRSKQYFSKHPQRGYLPVQSVLEADCSETPASSPMLPHADTHSRIEHFASRLAEMESQSCSFFSDSLSPDDSLDEDQYLLRHSSPITDREPGGSQQAPGSLNTDDKGELERVLAHLEDENRILQGELRRLKWQHDEAVESPTLATGSPESVQDPRNEELLAEARILRQHKSRLETRMQILEDHNKQLESQLHRLRELLLQPPAESEGNGSAASSLASSPHQSEGSQAKEKEHNTPDTETADEVEAKTQEVSMCLEDIMEKLRSAFPSSRGMTSLI, encoded by the exons ATGGAAGAAGTGAAGTCTCGGGGACCATACATTTACTCTGTCCTGGAATCAGCACAGGCTTTCCTTTCCCAGCACCCATTTGAGGAATTAGAAGAACCAACTTTGGAAAGCAAAG aTGTGTCCCCCCGGCACCGCATCCAGAACATCAGCCGCTTTGTGTGGAAGCAGGCCAACGTGGCCAGTGAGCTCTGGGAGAAGCTCACGGCGCGCTGCGTGGACCAGCACCGCCACATCGAGCgcaccctggagcagctgctggagatcAAAGGGGCCATGGAGGAGCTCAGCACCACTCTGGACCAGGCTGAAAGCGTGAGGGAGACCTGGGAGCCCATCGGGGACCTCTTCATTGACTCCTTGCCCGAGCACATCCAGTCAACCAAG CTGTTCAAAGAGGAGCTCTCGCCCATGAAGGATGGGGTGAAAGTGGTCAATGATCTTGCACACCAGCTTGCCATCTCAGATGTCCACCTGTGCATGGAGAATTCCCGCACCCTGGAGCAGATCAACACGCGCTGGAAACAGCTGCAG GCCTCCATAAACGAACGCCTGAAGCAGCTCCAGGATGCCCACCGGGACTTCGGACCAGGCTCCCAGCACTTCCTCTCCT cctCTGTCCAGGTCCCCTGGGAGCGAGCCATTTCCCCCAACAAAGTGCCATACTACATCAA CCACCAGGCCCAGACGACGTGCTGGGACCACCCAAAGATGACAGAGTTGTACCAGACACTGG CGGATTTGAACAACATCAAGTTCTCGGCGTATCGGACGGCCATGAAGCTCCGGCGGGTGCAAAAAGCCCTTCGAT TGGACATGGTCACCCTGGCCACGGCTCTGGAAATCTTCAACGAGCACGACCTGCAGCCCAGCGACCGAGCCATGGACGTGGTGGAGGTCATCCACTGCCTGACCGCCCTCTACGAGCGGCTGGAGGAGGAGCGGGGCATCCTGGTCAACGTGCCCCTCTGTGTGGACATGAGCCTCAACTGGCTGCTCAATGTCTTTGACAG TGGCCGCAGTGGGAAGATGAGGGCTCTCTCCTTCAAGACGGGCATCGCGTGTCTGTGCGGGACAGAGGTCAAGGAGAAGTTCCAGT ATCTCTTCAGCCAGGTGGCCAACGCCGGGGGACTGTGTGACCAGCGGCACCTCGGGGTCCTGCTCCACGAGGCCATCCAGGTCCCACGCCAGCTCGGGGAGGTGGCCGCCTTCGGGGGCAGCAATGTGGAGCCCAGCATCCGCAGCTGCTTCCGCTTT agtAATGGGAAGTCTGCCATCGAGGCATCCCAGTTCCTGGAGTGGGCCAACCTGGAGCCGCAGTCCATGGTGTGGCTGGCGGTGCTGCACCGCGTGGCCATGGCCGAGCAGGTGAAGCACCAGACCAAGTGCTCCGTGTGCCGCCAGTGCCCCATCAAGGGCTTCAG GTATCGGAGCCTGAAGCAGTTCAACGTGGATATCTGCCAGACCTGCTTCCTCACTGGGAGAGCCAGCAAAGGCAACAAGCTGCACTACCCCATCATGGAGTACTACACCCCG ACCACGTCCAGTGAGAACATGAGGGACTTTGCCACGACACTGAAGAACAAGTTTCGCTCCAAGCAGTATTTCAGCAAGCACCCCCAGAGGGGTTACCTGCCCGTGCAGTCCGTGCTCGAGGCTGACTGCTCTGAGAC cccagcctcctcccCGATGTTACCACACGCTGACACGCACTCCCGGATTGAGCACTTTGCCAGCAG GCTTGCAGAGATGGAAAGCCAGAGTTGTTCGTTCTTCAGTGACAGCCTGTCCCCTGATGACAGCCT GGACGAGGACCAGTACCTGCTGCGCCATTCCAGCCCCATCACCGACAGGGAGCCTGGGGGCAGCCAGCAGGCTCCAGGAAGCCTCAACACGGATGAcaagggagagctggagagagtccTGGCCCACTTAGAGGATGAAAACAG gatcctccagggagagctgagaCGTTTGAAATGGCAGCATGATGAGGCAGTGGAGTCTCCAACCTTGGCCACAGGCTCTCCTGAGTCCGTGCAGGACCCACGGAATgaggagctcctggcagaggcACGAATCCTCCGGCAGCACAAGAGCCGCCTGGAGACACGGATGCAGATCCTGGAGGACCACAACAAGCAGCTGGAGTCACAGCtgcacaggctgagggagctgctgctgcag CCCCCAGCAGAGTCAGAAGGCAATGGTTCAGCAGCCTCTTCCTTGGCTTCATCCCCACATCAGTCAGAAGGCAGCCAGGCAAAAGAGAAAGAGCACAACACCCCTGACACTGAAACTGCAG atgAGGTGGAAGCCAAAACCCAGGAGGTCAGCATGTGCCTGGAAGACATCATGGAGAAGCTGCGGAGCGCCTTCCCCAGCTCTCGAG GTATGACCTCCCTTATCTAA